One Vicia villosa cultivar HV-30 ecotype Madison, WI linkage group LG5, Vvil1.0, whole genome shotgun sequence genomic window, ATCTAGTTTTTGGGAAATGACAGAAAGCACATCAAAAGTAAGTTCATCCCAAGGAGGTTTTGTCTGGCTGATTAAAAGCGCATGCTCTCTGAGCAGCTCCTTCACTCTTGAAGAAAGACACCTTTCATCAATCTTTCTTGTCCTGTAATCTTCAAAAACTTTAATAAAATCATGATAATCATCTTTGAAAGTCCTGTAATCTTGAAAAACTTTAATAAAAGCATGATAATCATCTTTTAAAGCAACTTTGACTGCTTCAATAAACTGTGAAGCATGTTTCGGCACAAGTTTGTTGAAttccaaaattaaatatttatgtcCTTGAAACAAGCTCTTCAATTTTGCTTCGAAAACTAAAAAAGGAATTCTGCTAAATTGAATATCTTGCCAGAGTTTGCAAAATTGATCATACTTGTCCCTGTCATCATGAAAGGCAACTTCTACTTCCCTTAAAAATTCTCCTAATGCCTGAGGAACGGCACATACCGGCATTGGTTGAATTGAATTGCTGTAGAACATGTATGCCTGAGGAACGATTCAATTCAGTTTAATTCATTCCAAATCAAAacaaaagtaaatataaaaatatataatttaattcatTCCCGaagtaaatataaaaatatatatattattcggcACATACCGGCATTGGTTGAATGGAATTGCTGTAGAACATGTAAAACCTATCTGGTTCGGAGGCAGGGGATGAAAATCGCTTCTCGAAACAGTTCGAGAATCGCTTATCGAAAGTGGTAAAATCAGAGAAAGGGGTGAAAATCGCTTGTTGATAGGATTTGATAGATCTTCAATCTGGTAAAACTTGTTTATATATAGGTTAGAGAAGAACGGTATGgactcaactttttttttttattgggcTTTAGTTTTTTGGAATTacgatttttattatattttgtaataaataaattctaattctaTCGTTTTGGCTCAGGATTTTtatatgagttaaaaggtagtgcactgacagtgtaaaatagttttacactgtcatccaatagaaaatcataaatgttccatatcattaatttttttttaaataaaaaagtggtttaattagatacatgggtggtgattggttgacagtataaaaatattttacactgtcactgcatcaccccttttctctttttATATATAAAGATCTATTTActtcaataaaaataacaaataacaaaATATTAGACCCATTTTAATTAAACaagttaaattaatttcaatttttgctATAAATACAAAAAATTCAAGTATATATTATAAACCactaaaaaaagtttttttttggtacaatatgagaattttttttttgaataaccaatttttttaaaaaaattccaaaaataacaaggttttcaaattaattaccaaaatgtcacttttttgctaaaaaatacacgttgtcgccagggggggtggcgacaacgttGTGGGCTTTAATATGgtcgccaggcccactggcgccTACGTTGTTTCCtttaagtgttgtcgccacccccccaggcgacaacaccccccccatattttttttttcttttttttttttggtattttttttaactgttttttttttcatttttttttctgtttttttttatattacttttttagttgttttttttatattttttaagatgGAAATATAATACCAATATATTAAACATAACCAAAATACAAATTACATTGAAttgaaaaacaacacaaaatacattaaactgaaaaacaactcaaaatacattaacgatacaaataaaaatcttattgtgcgccacgtggaccatggtacgacCCACATTGAGGTTGTCTAATGGGTCGTGTAGACGGTTCACGAGTTGGTAGTGCCCCCTATTCCTGCgacgacgcccccctctatttggttcgtcTTGTGCTTGAGTCGACGGCCCCTCAATGAAATCTGGGTCTTCAACATCTGTGGGCCGTCCTTGACCTCTAGAATTCCCTCCATAGgataggcgggtgcccgcggcgctgtcaaagctttgtctaggcgggttgaaatttctcctagtgggtgcggcttggaagttttggaagttggtggtggagccggtttggttaaaatacaatggttgtggtGGTGTGTTGAGGTCAAATTGTTGGTTGGTGTACTGTGACGTTGGTTGGTCGAATGTGGTGtattgcgggtattcttcttctatgcccatgtcgggggttattagtggtgatcttgaagagctCCCCGCATGGAACTCTTGGAAATGTGATGTGGAAGAGCTGCCtacatggaattcttgattttgtggttgaggGTGGGATGGAAAAAACTGGTGGTATTGCTGggaatgttgttggtaaaaaggtgtttgtggttggattggttgttggtggtaactttgttgttgttgttgttggtgttgttgtgggtaatgttgttgttggtaatttggtggcggttgttgttgttgttggtaatttggtggcggttgttgttgttgttggtggtggtaatttggtggtggttgttgttgtcctccaaaatatggaggttgtgctcgcgggtcagctaaatagaaaggggcagacacaatcatttcaGGATTTGTGACCGATCTGTACCAGTTAACATAGTCAACAGTTGGCTTCATTTCTCCTggcgccacaggaaattctagaacATATTTGGAtcgacgagcccatattttacgctgaTCTATTGCAAACGTCTTGTAATTTTctacgtaccactgttcgctaaccttcgccagatgccaacgtcccaaacagtcaggctcaggtgggtcagggataccttgatgcatgccgaactggagcttcacacggtcactttggtgcatctccacagtggtgaaccgtatgatgggtgattttgTCGTCCAAATAGCCGCCTCGTCAAGGTCGGGTTCGTGATCCAATTCCAAGTAAggtctccaaataaactgcaaagcaaataatattaatttcaaaatatagaagatagttaattttaaaaatatatttagaaaatggaAATTTTTAGTGGTCTTACCTCTTGGGGTCCAAGTCGATCTAATACTTGGCggtagaaaatgattttggataCAGGCGTATTGGTGTAATCCATTCCGATTGCATTGAACCTAAAcacattaaaagatataaatcaatatagttacaaataataatagaataaaaagcagtaattaaaataagatccaaaagttaccttgaagcgtaagGGAAGGCGAAACTGTGTGGATTTGCAGGGGCCAATACCGGCATTCTCCACCATGcccatgcttgtagcaagaatgcgcatccactaaatgtacaactattcttttttgcacatttgcacaaGGAACTATAGAGGTATGCTAACACAgccgaaccccaactatatgtctttattgcatcaatgtccccaagtaaacacaagtacataaagttaacactatttcccgtgccttcgggaaataaAAACTTACCAAACAATAACATAATATACATCCTAGTTTTCTGTAGGATACTTTCTTCGTCAGAAAAATCATTCAATTTAAGGTTATCATAAGCTAGTTGAAGGCCAGCAAGCTTTATACCTTGTCCCCTACCCCTTTGTcgcccctcaccctctattaaatccacacccaacaattcgacgcagagagcgtttggttgttggacatttccatacactgcctttccatttgttttgagacccaataacatgtacacgtcctctagagtgacggtacattcacccattggaaggtgaaaagtatgggtctcaggcctccaacgctcacacaatgctaatataaacttcatATCAACTTTGCTTTCTGTTAAGTTCATTACCTCACCAAATCCCGCACGTTTGACGTAGTCCTCAATCAAAGGGTCAGGAGCATTCATCGGTCCAGCACGGGTCCTAAATCTCGTGATatcctataaaaaaaacattacccataagtatttgaaattagtaaatttaaggtgaaaaaaaattaagtgtttactCAAACTTACAAAATCAGCAATGTTTGTAATGGTTCCTCGATGCTCTTGACCcatagttaggagagacatgtttgttgatgatgaaacacaaagttgctctgatgataagttgctctgatgaaagtataagaggtgatgaagaaaatgaacaagtttgggaacatattta contains:
- the LOC131601091 gene encoding uncharacterized protein LOC131601091 isoform X3 translates to MFYSNSIQPMPAYMFYSNSIQPMPVCAVPQALGEFLREVEVAFHDDRDKYDQFCKLWQDIQFSRIPFLVFEAKLKSLFQGHKYLILEFNKLVPKHASQFIEAVKVALKDDYHAFIKVFQDYRTFKDDYHDFIKVFEDYRTRKIDERCLSSRVKELLREHALLISQTKPPWDELTFDVLSVISQKLDFDDLFQFSRVCANWRLFHKSIDKSKFLISQEPLLVELPYSFTSLPKQKVYPLNKMMMNMLSYSHYPSFPIYVTCSCGYFIIIADNSSLLLINPFTRIKKKSSLQILGWQSIKMYLCMCKGNGKRRHTDFTIGLGKLPTILTIKIRPYM
- the LOC131601091 gene encoding uncharacterized protein LOC131601091 isoform X4, whose protein sequence is MFYSNSIQPMPAYMFYSNSIQPMPVCAVPQALGEFLREVEVAFHDDRDKYDQFCKLWQDIQFSRIPFLVFEAKLKSLFQGHKYLILEFNKLVPKHASQFIEAVKVALKDDYHAFIKVFQDYRTFKDDYHDFIKVFEDYRTRKIDERCLSSRVKELLREHALLISQTKPPWDELTFDVLSVISQKLDFDDLFQFSRVCANWRLFHKSIDKSKFLISQEPLLVELPYSFTSLPKQKVYPLNKMMMNMLSYSHYPSFPIYVTCSCGYFIIIADNSSLLLINPFTRIKKKSKCWLLVVLVRTMHAYYILNVQFIVPPQEQ